From the Salinimicrobium tongyeongense genome, one window contains:
- a CDS encoding hydroxymethylglutaryl-CoA reductase, degradative has translation MYLCSLKFHIMITLISGFSKLSKEEKIEWLSQTYLANNKDAREILTQYWNPDSSLQQLHEEFTENTLSNYYLPFGLAPNFLINDRLYAIPMAIEESSVIAAASKAAKFWSKRGGFKAEVLGTQKIGQVHFMYTGDAKKLEDFFSKIKPKLFAAVAPLTKNMEKRGGGVMNMELRNKTRLLAGYYQLHCTFETKDSMGANFINSCLERFAETFKAEAETHEAFDAAEKQVEIVMSILSNYVPDCIVRAEVSCPLTELADHGMSGEDFASKFVRALKIAEAEPYRAVTHNKGIMNGIDAVVLATGNDFRAVEAGIHAYASKEGKYSSLSHAQVQDGQFRFWLEIPLALGTVGGLTALHPLSKIALEILQKPSAEELMKIVAVTGLAQNFAAVKSLITTGIQQGHMKMHLMNILNQLQATAQEKEVLTAYFKDHNVSHSAVEQQIEKLRS, from the coding sequence TTGTATCTTTGTAGCCTCAAATTTCACATAATGATCACACTTATTTCGGGCTTTTCCAAACTGTCAAAAGAGGAAAAAATTGAATGGCTTAGCCAGACATACCTGGCCAATAACAAGGATGCCAGAGAGATTTTAACCCAGTACTGGAACCCGGACTCCAGCCTGCAACAACTCCACGAGGAGTTTACAGAAAACACCCTTTCAAATTACTACCTGCCTTTTGGGCTCGCCCCCAATTTTCTTATCAATGACAGGCTTTATGCCATCCCCATGGCCATAGAAGAAAGCTCGGTGATTGCCGCTGCGAGCAAGGCAGCTAAATTCTGGAGCAAGCGCGGCGGATTTAAAGCCGAAGTTCTGGGAACCCAAAAGATTGGCCAGGTGCATTTCATGTACACCGGGGATGCGAAAAAACTGGAAGATTTCTTCAGTAAAATAAAGCCGAAATTGTTTGCAGCGGTCGCCCCACTCACCAAAAACATGGAGAAGCGCGGCGGCGGAGTAATGAATATGGAATTGCGCAACAAAACCCGCCTGCTGGCCGGTTACTACCAGCTGCACTGCACTTTTGAGACCAAAGACTCTATGGGTGCAAATTTCATCAATTCGTGCCTTGAGCGTTTTGCTGAAACTTTTAAAGCAGAAGCTGAAACGCACGAAGCTTTTGATGCTGCCGAAAAGCAGGTTGAGATCGTGATGAGCATACTTTCCAACTATGTTCCCGATTGTATTGTGAGGGCCGAGGTTTCCTGCCCCCTAACCGAACTTGCCGACCACGGGATGAGCGGGGAAGATTTCGCCTCAAAATTTGTGCGGGCACTTAAAATTGCCGAAGCCGAACCTTACCGTGCGGTGACCCACAACAAGGGAATCATGAACGGGATTGACGCAGTAGTACTGGCAACAGGAAACGACTTTAGGGCAGTAGAAGCCGGCATCCACGCCTATGCTTCAAAAGAGGGAAAATACAGCAGTCTTTCCCACGCCCAGGTGCAGGACGGGCAGTTCAGGTTCTGGCTGGAAATTCCGCTGGCCCTGGGCACGGTGGGCGGCCTCACGGCACTGCACCCGCTTTCTAAGATCGCTCTTGAGATCTTACAAAAACCATCAGCCGAAGAACTTATGAAAATAGTGGCAGTAACCGGGCTGGCACAGAACTTTGCCGCAGTAAAATCCCTAATCACCACCGGCATTCAGCAGGGGCACATGAAAATGCACCTTATGAACATTCTCAACCAGCTACAGGCCACGGCACAAGAAAAAGAAGTGCTCACAGCCTATTTTAAGGACCACAATGTTTCACACAGTGCGGTAGAGCAGCAAATTGAAAAACTGAGAAGCTAA
- a CDS encoding C40 family peptidase: MKLLRFTLLALILTLTSCGARKSALGNKATIEEQKIDYAQIPDFYDTSEEVMEEAEEETFSIIDYALQFLGTKYKYGGTTPQGMDCSGLVYTCFLENNIELPRSSRDMALLGDELELRHVKLGDLLFFKTDRRKKAINHVGLVVELDQDNIFFIHSSSSRGVIISALNENYWKEHFVMARRIL, translated from the coding sequence ATGAAGCTTTTGAGGTTCACCCTGCTGGCCCTTATCCTTACCCTCACTTCTTGCGGGGCACGCAAATCTGCACTGGGGAATAAAGCCACAATTGAAGAGCAAAAGATTGATTATGCCCAGATTCCCGATTTTTATGACACTTCTGAAGAAGTGATGGAAGAGGCCGAAGAAGAGACTTTTAGCATCATCGATTACGCCCTGCAGTTTCTTGGCACAAAATACAAATACGGCGGCACCACGCCTCAGGGTATGGATTGCTCGGGTCTTGTCTATACCTGTTTCCTCGAAAATAACATTGAACTGCCGCGTTCTTCACGTGATATGGCGCTCCTGGGTGATGAGCTCGAACTCCGCCATGTAAAGCTGGGCGACCTCCTGTTTTTTAAGACCGACAGGCGCAAAAAAGCCATCAACCACGTGGGCCTGGTAGTAGAACTTGACCAGGACAATATTTTCTTCATTCACTCCAGCTCCTCGCGCGGCGTCATTATTTCGGCACTCAATGAAAATTACTGGAAAGAGCATTTTGTGATGGCTCGCCGCATCCTTTAA
- a CDS encoding peptide MFS transporter has product MAQATTAPQRRELFGHPVGLYILFFTEMWERFSYYGMRAILVLYLVSATQGGNAGLGWTNAEALALYGWYTMLVYVASIPGGIIADKLLGQKKTVLWGGIILVAGHGILAVEEMWAFYTGLGLIIAGVGMLKPNISTMVGGLYKEGDIRRDKGFTIFYIGINLGAFLSSLIVGYVGENIGWHWGFGLAGIAMALGLLVYLWGQKYLVEVGNLLSKAERDSGASFGGMFKDLFKSPLQLTITAALLIGSIYYLLAVDVAYGFLFIFLTLVTAMMLMVYKDLTTQVMKDRYVVMLLSFILVIVFWGAFEQAGGLMNIYALEKTDRFLPFSLPLIGNEVPASWFQSLNALFIIIFGVVVANFWAKRKLKSKEASSIFKMAIGVIIMGLGFVFMVFASMEFQNNGASAMYWLVLAYLFHTIGELSSSPVALSFITKLAPVKYASLMMGVYFAATGLGNKVAGIVGEFSSEAGDGTIFMGITIFTVAFAILVLLMLKPLKRLTHGVEDEERELPQQENFELGDEDVVDREETKRRK; this is encoded by the coding sequence ATGGCACAGGCAACAACAGCACCGCAAAGACGAGAATTATTTGGTCACCCGGTAGGTCTTTATATATTATTTTTCACTGAAATGTGGGAGCGCTTTTCCTACTACGGAATGCGCGCCATTTTGGTACTTTACCTTGTTAGTGCCACCCAGGGCGGAAATGCCGGATTGGGCTGGACCAACGCAGAGGCCTTAGCTCTTTACGGCTGGTATACCATGCTGGTCTACGTGGCTTCTATTCCCGGGGGTATTATAGCTGATAAGCTGCTGGGTCAAAAAAAGACGGTTTTGTGGGGTGGAATAATTTTAGTGGCAGGTCACGGAATTTTGGCAGTTGAAGAAATGTGGGCTTTTTACACCGGGCTCGGTTTGATCATTGCCGGGGTGGGAATGCTAAAACCCAATATCTCTACCATGGTGGGAGGCCTCTACAAAGAAGGAGACATACGCCGTGATAAAGGATTTACCATTTTCTATATTGGGATCAATCTTGGGGCATTTCTTTCAAGTTTAATTGTAGGTTATGTGGGAGAAAATATTGGATGGCACTGGGGCTTTGGGCTTGCCGGAATAGCCATGGCATTAGGGCTCCTCGTTTACCTGTGGGGTCAAAAATACCTTGTAGAAGTAGGTAACCTGCTCTCAAAAGCCGAAAGGGATTCGGGTGCTTCCTTTGGCGGGATGTTCAAAGATCTTTTTAAATCTCCGCTACAGTTAACCATCACTGCAGCATTGCTTATAGGGTCTATTTATTATCTTCTTGCTGTAGATGTAGCTTACGGCTTCCTTTTCATATTCCTTACTTTGGTTACTGCCATGATGCTCATGGTTTATAAAGATCTTACTACCCAGGTGATGAAAGACAGGTATGTAGTCATGCTGCTTTCTTTTATCCTGGTAATTGTGTTCTGGGGGGCTTTTGAGCAGGCAGGTGGACTCATGAATATCTATGCCCTTGAAAAAACCGACAGGTTTTTACCCTTTAGCCTGCCATTGATAGGCAACGAAGTTCCTGCTTCCTGGTTTCAGTCTCTGAACGCCCTGTTTATTATCATTTTTGGGGTTGTAGTTGCCAATTTCTGGGCAAAAAGAAAACTCAAAAGCAAAGAAGCTTCTTCAATTTTTAAGATGGCTATAGGGGTTATCATCATGGGACTCGGATTTGTTTTCATGGTCTTTGCCTCAATGGAATTTCAGAATAATGGAGCTTCGGCGATGTACTGGCTGGTACTTGCTTATCTCTTCCATACCATTGGGGAACTTAGTTCTTCCCCCGTTGCACTGTCATTCATCACCAAACTTGCTCCTGTAAAATATGCGTCTTTAATGATGGGGGTTTACTTTGCGGCAACAGGTCTTGGAAATAAGGTTGCGGGAATTGTGGGAGAATTCTCTTCTGAAGCTGGAGACGGAACCATCTTTATGGGTATTACCATCTTCACTGTGGCTTTTGCTATTCTTGTACTTTTAATGCTTAAGCCTCTTAAACGCCTTACTCACGGGGTTGAAGATGAAGAGAGGGAGTTACCACAACAGGAGAATTTTGAACTTGGAGATGAAGATGTTGTAGATAGAGAAGAAACTAAAAGAAGAAAATAA
- a CDS encoding ComEC/Rec2 family competence protein, producing MAFLALLPGILLFLLAYFRARKLLFPDLFFGSSTALLFFLFGIFSASLHLPQNQPQHYIHKISSEKAHFLKLSILETLKPDAFSDKYIAEVNAVNGKSAHGKLLVLLPKDSLKKPFLEGEQLLISADLTPVPPPLNLHQFNYADFMNRKGVWRQANLRQGTFKKLQKKESGLKTSAANWRRKISAALKKHHFEQDELSLVQALLLGQKQDISAQTYNNFAAAGAIHILAVSGLHVGIIMLMLHWLFKPLTGLKNGKFLKTFLVILCLWGFAVLAGLSPSVVRAVTMFSFLAVGLEIKRRTGTLNSIFLSLLLLLLVKPGWIFEVGFQLSYLAVLSIVLFQPLLNRLYTPANRILKYFWDLLSVTLAAQLGVLPLSLYYFHQFPGLFFLTNLLILPFLGVILIMGVLVIFLALVDMLPSFIAETYGIIIKILIKTVDWIAGHEQFLFKDIGFSLAEVLSWYLFLFTAFLLWKSFGYKRLLAVLISAIILQSVYISSEVRQENRLIVFHKSRSSLVATQHNDQLMLYHNLKSPAKDLKLLQNFMVGEDLQQIREAPLKNIYLQKGHFLMLIDSSGFLPKQTPFNTHLLLTGAPGINLERLLMNLKPAAIIADGSNYPSVIKKWKKTAKAKHIPFFYTGEDGAYILE from the coding sequence ATGGCATTTCTGGCACTGCTGCCGGGAATCTTATTATTTCTCCTGGCCTATTTTAGAGCCCGAAAACTGCTTTTCCCCGATCTTTTCTTCGGAAGCAGCACCGCCCTCCTCTTTTTCCTCTTCGGAATCTTTTCAGCAAGCCTGCACCTCCCACAAAACCAGCCACAGCACTACATTCACAAGATTTCTTCGGAAAAAGCCCACTTTCTGAAGCTAAGTATTCTCGAAACCTTAAAACCCGACGCCTTCAGCGATAAATATATTGCTGAAGTGAACGCAGTCAACGGAAAATCTGCGCATGGAAAGCTGCTTGTACTACTTCCGAAAGACAGCCTAAAAAAGCCATTTTTGGAAGGTGAGCAGCTGCTCATTTCTGCCGATTTAACGCCCGTTCCCCCACCTCTCAACCTGCACCAGTTCAATTATGCCGACTTTATGAACAGAAAAGGGGTCTGGCGACAGGCAAACCTTCGCCAGGGTACTTTTAAAAAATTACAGAAAAAAGAATCCGGGCTAAAAACAAGTGCGGCAAATTGGCGCCGTAAAATAAGTGCTGCCCTTAAAAAACATCATTTTGAACAGGACGAACTTTCTTTGGTACAGGCGCTGCTGCTGGGTCAAAAACAGGATATTTCAGCGCAAACCTACAATAATTTTGCAGCTGCAGGTGCCATTCACATCCTCGCGGTATCGGGCCTGCACGTGGGGATCATTATGTTGATGTTACACTGGCTTTTCAAACCTCTTACCGGTCTCAAAAATGGCAAATTTTTAAAGACTTTCCTGGTCATTTTATGCCTCTGGGGCTTTGCGGTACTGGCGGGGCTTTCGCCTTCGGTGGTGCGGGCGGTGACCATGTTCAGCTTTCTTGCCGTGGGCCTGGAAATTAAAAGGCGTACCGGCACGCTAAATTCCATTTTCCTTTCGCTGCTCCTGCTCCTGCTGGTTAAACCGGGATGGATCTTTGAAGTGGGGTTTCAACTGAGCTACCTCGCGGTGCTTTCTATTGTGCTTTTTCAGCCCTTGCTCAACAGGCTTTACACGCCTGCCAACCGCATTCTAAAATACTTTTGGGATTTGTTAAGCGTTACTCTGGCGGCCCAACTTGGGGTGCTGCCGCTAAGCCTGTACTATTTCCACCAGTTTCCGGGGCTCTTCTTTCTCACAAACCTGCTCATCCTTCCCTTTCTGGGCGTCATCCTTATAATGGGCGTACTGGTGATCTTTCTAGCTCTTGTAGATATGTTGCCCTCATTTATTGCTGAAACCTACGGAATCATCATCAAAATCCTAATTAAAACGGTAGACTGGATTGCCGGGCACGAACAATTCCTCTTCAAAGACATTGGCTTCAGTTTAGCTGAAGTCTTAAGCTGGTACCTCTTTCTCTTCACCGCATTCCTGCTATGGAAAAGCTTCGGCTATAAAAGGCTTCTAGCCGTTCTTATTTCAGCAATCATCCTGCAATCGGTTTATATTTCTTCGGAAGTGAGACAGGAGAACCGGCTTATCGTATTTCACAAATCCCGAAGCAGCCTGGTAGCAACACAACATAATGACCAGCTGATGCTGTACCATAACCTGAAATCTCCTGCAAAAGACCTGAAATTGCTACAAAATTTCATGGTAGGAGAAGACCTTCAGCAGATAAGGGAAGCGCCGCTTAAAAACATATATCTTCAAAAAGGGCATTTTTTGATGCTCATTGACAGCAGCGGTTTTCTTCCGAAGCAAACGCCTTTTAACACCCACCTGCTGCTTACAGGTGCTCCCGGGATTAACCTGGAACGTCTTTTAATGAATCTCAAACCTGCAGCCATCATCGCCGACGGCAGCAATTATCCTTCAGTCATTAAAAAGTGGAAAAAAACTGCCAAAGCAAAGCACATTCCTTTCTTTTACACCGGTGAAGACGGGGCTTATATCCTTGAATAA
- a CDS encoding GYDIA family GHMP kinase, which yields METFHSHGKLLISGEYVVLNGATAFALPTKFGQGLEVTKIGAPVINWKSLDHKQNTWFEDSFEISDLIASEVPEKHNKNEVSKMLFQTLFFARKMAPQVFAEGGFEISTKLDFPRDWGLGTSSTLIANLAKWLKIDAYQLLQHTFGGSGYDIAVAIHQTPVTFEKQPSENSILKTSFDPPFKEQLFFVHLNQKQNSREAIAHYRQQDKTTLGTAIKKISALSHSLINATDLLEFKMLLEVHENVISQLVGLQKVKSRLFPDYPGAVKSLGGWGGDFVLATGTAKDMEYFRSKGYSSILPYSEMIL from the coding sequence ATGGAGACCTTCCACAGCCACGGAAAATTATTGATAAGCGGGGAATATGTTGTGCTCAACGGGGCCACAGCCTTTGCCCTGCCCACAAAATTCGGGCAGGGCCTGGAAGTGACAAAAATAGGAGCGCCTGTAATCAACTGGAAAAGCCTTGATCACAAACAAAACACCTGGTTTGAGGACAGCTTTGAAATTTCAGACCTGATTGCTTCGGAAGTGCCAGAGAAACACAACAAAAATGAGGTGTCAAAAATGCTATTTCAGACACTTTTTTTTGCCCGGAAAATGGCTCCGCAGGTATTTGCTGAAGGCGGCTTTGAAATAAGCACAAAATTGGACTTTCCAAGGGATTGGGGCCTCGGAACTTCTTCCACCCTTATCGCGAACCTTGCCAAATGGCTCAAAATTGATGCTTACCAGCTCCTGCAGCACACTTTTGGGGGCAGCGGGTACGACATAGCCGTGGCGATCCACCAAACGCCTGTGACTTTCGAGAAACAGCCTTCCGAAAATAGCATTTTAAAGACTTCTTTTGATCCTCCCTTTAAAGAGCAGCTCTTTTTTGTGCACCTTAATCAAAAACAGAACAGCCGCGAAGCCATAGCCCATTACAGGCAGCAGGATAAAACAACTTTAGGCACCGCCATTAAAAAAATTTCGGCACTTAGCCATAGCCTTATCAACGCCACAGATCTCCTGGAATTTAAAATGCTCCTGGAAGTGCACGAAAACGTCATTTCACAGCTGGTGGGGCTTCAAAAAGTGAAAAGCCGGCTGTTTCCCGATTACCCGGGGGCCGTGAAAAGCCTTGGGGGATGGGGCGGGGATTTTGTTCTGGCCACGGGAACAGCAAAAGATATGGAATACTTCAGGAGTAAAGGCTACAGCAGCATTCTTCCTTATTCTGAAATGATCTTATAA
- a CDS encoding peptide MFS transporter gives MAATVPAAENDFFKSKVLGHPAGLFVLFFTEMWERFSFYGMRVLLINFLTMAIVGVDNPGWGWSAENAGALFGTYAGLLYLTPIAGGIIADKITGYRWAVVIGAAIMTLGHASMALETEFSLYFGLALLVIGTGFFKPNITSIISEMYDGKPDKKDGAYTIFYMGVNAGAFFGMMLCGYLAERVGWSWGFGLAGIFMFLGTLQFWLAKPLFGNIGGVPDKAKLAEEKAKEEASGVKDHSHNPFTLFDKILVVATSVIGLLYLINDPVSRIANLNLLPAVMPFDFQGEPFSGPLALALIGLVLFLVLVISRISRYAKVVRDRLIAVIIFAFFTVFFWMSFEQGATSLIIFARDSVDRVLVGAGATVFNVFNTLLTVVPLMIITWVLYLLWKQTYKRVLGSNIVLVICFGTIWAIVIWMLVREFQGDATEITVSWFSILNSFFIIVFASFFSKWWESKYNPSAAWKYSFGLILLGIGFGLLAFGSSGIAEGAKVSMIWLILAYLFHTLGELCLSPLGLSYVSKLVPARMIAFMFGMWYLAIAIGNKLAGSFGGMVDEITQQYSLSTFFLIFTVVPIGAGVLVALLNPLLKKLMHGVK, from the coding sequence ATGGCAGCAACAGTTCCTGCGGCAGAGAACGATTTCTTTAAGTCAAAAGTTTTAGGCCATCCCGCCGGCCTTTTTGTTCTTTTCTTTACTGAAATGTGGGAGCGCTTCTCGTTCTACGGGATGCGGGTGCTCCTCATCAACTTCCTCACCATGGCAATTGTGGGGGTAGATAATCCCGGTTGGGGCTGGAGCGCAGAGAACGCAGGTGCCCTTTTTGGGACCTATGCAGGTTTACTTTACCTTACCCCTATAGCGGGTGGTATCATTGCCGATAAGATCACCGGCTACCGCTGGGCAGTGGTGATTGGTGCTGCAATTATGACCCTGGGCCACGCCTCTATGGCTCTCGAAACAGAATTTTCCCTCTATTTTGGCCTTGCTTTGCTGGTTATAGGAACAGGTTTCTTTAAGCCCAATATTACCTCGATTATTTCTGAAATGTACGACGGCAAACCCGACAAGAAAGATGGGGCTTACACCATTTTCTACATGGGCGTAAATGCCGGGGCTTTCTTCGGAATGATGTTGTGCGGCTACCTGGCCGAAAGGGTAGGATGGAGCTGGGGCTTTGGCCTCGCGGGAATTTTCATGTTCCTGGGAACCCTTCAGTTCTGGCTGGCAAAACCTCTTTTTGGAAACATAGGTGGAGTGCCCGATAAAGCCAAATTAGCTGAAGAAAAAGCAAAAGAGGAAGCTTCGGGGGTTAAAGATCATTCTCACAATCCATTTACATTGTTTGATAAGATCCTTGTGGTGGCTACTTCAGTTATTGGTTTGTTGTATTTGATCAACGATCCGGTGTCCAGGATAGCCAACCTAAACCTTCTGCCTGCAGTAATGCCTTTCGATTTTCAGGGGGAGCCTTTTTCGGGGCCACTGGCCTTAGCCTTAATTGGCCTGGTACTATTTCTTGTACTGGTCATCTCGCGTATCTCCAGGTATGCTAAAGTGGTGCGCGACAGGTTAATAGCGGTAATTATTTTCGCTTTTTTCACGGTGTTCTTCTGGATGTCTTTTGAACAGGGCGCCACCTCCCTAATTATCTTTGCGCGTGATTCTGTAGACAGGGTACTGGTAGGTGCGGGTGCCACGGTCTTCAATGTTTTCAACACCCTGCTTACGGTGGTGCCGCTCATGATTATCACCTGGGTTTTGTATTTGTTGTGGAAACAGACTTATAAAAGAGTACTGGGTTCTAACATCGTTCTGGTTATTTGCTTCGGAACAATCTGGGCAATCGTAATTTGGATGCTTGTAAGGGAATTCCAGGGAGATGCTACAGAAATCACTGTTTCCTGGTTCAGTATACTCAACTCTTTCTTTATTATTGTCTTTGCTTCTTTCTTCTCAAAATGGTGGGAGAGCAAGTACAATCCTTCTGCTGCCTGGAAGTACAGTTTCGGTTTGATACTTCTGGGAATAGGATTCGGCCTGCTGGCATTTGGTTCAAGCGGGATAGCCGAAGGAGCTAAAGTGAGCATGATATGGCTTATCCTCGCATACCTTTTCCATACGCTGGGCGAACTCTGTCTTTCCCCGCTCGGGCTCTCTTATGTGAGTAAGCTTGTGCCGGCAAGGATGATTGCCTTTATGTTCGGGATGTGGTACCTGGCAATTGCGATTGGGAACAAACTGGCCGGTTCTTTTGGAGGAATGGTAGACGAGATCACCCAACAATACAGCCTTTCTACCTTCTTCCTGATTTTTACAGTAGTGCCTATTGGTGCCGGAGTTTTAGTGGCGCTGCTAAACCCACTTCTAAAGAAATTGATGCACGGGGTGAAATAA
- a CDS encoding S9 family peptidase has product MKLTYGFLALFLSATTVLTAQKKAITLEDIWGGTFRQERMESLQSLNNGDEYVVLNFDRSAGTSAIDAYSYKTGEKTRTILNSKDLEDIQYFSQYEFSENESKLVLGTEIESIYRHSTRGIFYVYDLQTKELKKISEEKIKEPTLSPQGEKVAYVFKNDIFVKELSSGEVTQVTKDGEMNRIINGVADWVYEEEFSFVRAFQWNKSGEKIAFLKFDETEVPEFSMDVYGQDLYQTQTVFKYPKAGEKNSEVSLHIYDLQKNTTSDVNLGDYEDFYIPRIKWTNDANILSAQVLNRHQNVLDLIFVNAEANKAEVVLTETDEAYVDVTDNLTFLEDNSFIWTSEKDGWNHIYLYDKNGKLKNQVTRGNWEVTNYYGLDPKTKTIFYQSTENGSINRDVFSVKTNGRSKKQLTDKVGQNSADFSADYTYFINTYNSATTPYEFTLHLAKNGKLVREILNNEELLEEMAQYQIVPKEFSTLAVNGVDLNMWMIKPASFDPEKKYPLFVAQYSGPGSQEVGNRFNSTNDYWYQMLAGKGYIVVGIDPRGTGFKGAAFKKVTQKELGKYEVEDIIEAARILGARDYIDEENMGIWGWSYGGFMSSNAILKGNDVYKMAIAVAPVTSWRFYDSIYTERYMTTPQENTSGYDENSPINHVEKLKGDYLLIHGTGDDNVHVQNSMRMIEALVQANKQFDWAIYPDKNHGIYGGNTRLHLYTLMTNFIEENLKVNPNIKSSL; this is encoded by the coding sequence ATGAAGTTGACCTACGGGTTTTTAGCCCTTTTTCTTTCGGCTACAACGGTACTCACTGCGCAGAAAAAAGCAATTACACTTGAAGACATTTGGGGAGGAACATTCCGGCAGGAACGAATGGAATCCCTGCAGTCCCTTAACAACGGGGACGAGTATGTGGTGCTTAATTTTGATCGTAGTGCAGGCACATCAGCCATAGATGCTTACTCTTACAAGACCGGTGAAAAGACAAGAACTATTCTTAACAGTAAAGATCTTGAGGACATCCAATATTTTTCACAATATGAATTTAGTGAAAATGAATCAAAGCTGGTGCTGGGCACAGAGATAGAATCTATCTACAGGCATTCTACCCGCGGGATCTTTTATGTTTATGACCTGCAGACCAAAGAGCTGAAAAAGATTTCCGAAGAAAAAATTAAAGAGCCCACCCTGTCTCCACAAGGCGAAAAAGTGGCCTATGTTTTCAAAAATGACATTTTTGTAAAAGAACTTTCTTCGGGCGAAGTCACTCAGGTGACCAAAGATGGCGAAATGAACAGGATCATCAATGGGGTGGCCGATTGGGTTTATGAAGAGGAATTTTCGTTTGTGCGCGCTTTCCAATGGAACAAATCTGGTGAGAAAATAGCCTTTTTGAAGTTTGATGAAACTGAAGTGCCCGAGTTTTCTATGGATGTTTACGGGCAGGATCTTTATCAAACCCAAACTGTTTTTAAGTACCCGAAAGCGGGTGAAAAGAACTCAGAAGTAAGTCTGCATATTTACGATCTTCAGAAAAATACAACTTCAGATGTCAACCTGGGCGATTACGAAGATTTTTATATTCCGCGTATAAAGTGGACCAATGATGCTAATATTCTGAGCGCACAGGTTTTGAACCGCCACCAGAATGTGCTTGACCTCATCTTTGTTAATGCTGAAGCAAATAAAGCTGAAGTAGTGCTTACCGAAACCGACGAAGCCTACGTAGATGTGACCGATAATTTGACATTTTTGGAAGATAACAGCTTTATCTGGACAAGTGAAAAAGACGGCTGGAACCACATTTACCTCTACGACAAGAACGGTAAACTGAAAAACCAGGTGACCCGCGGGAACTGGGAAGTGACCAATTACTACGGCCTTGACCCCAAAACAAAAACTATTTTTTATCAGAGCACCGAGAACGGAAGCATTAATCGCGATGTGTTTTCGGTAAAGACCAATGGCAGAAGTAAAAAACAACTTACAGATAAGGTAGGGCAAAACAGTGCCGACTTTAGTGCCGATTACACTTACTTTATCAATACCTACAACAGCGCCACCACGCCTTACGAATTCACTCTACACCTTGCAAAGAACGGAAAACTGGTTAGGGAGATCCTTAACAATGAAGAACTGCTGGAGGAAATGGCCCAGTACCAGATCGTCCCCAAGGAGTTCTCGACCCTTGCGGTAAATGGTGTTGATCTCAACATGTGGATGATCAAACCTGCCAGTTTTGACCCTGAGAAAAAATATCCGCTTTTTGTAGCCCAGTATTCGGGTCCCGGGTCTCAGGAAGTTGGGAACCGCTTTAACAGTACCAATGATTACTGGTATCAAATGCTTGCCGGGAAAGGGTATATAGTGGTGGGGATTGATCCTCGCGGTACCGGATTTAAAGGAGCAGCCTTTAAAAAGGTCACTCAAAAAGAACTAGGTAAGTACGAGGTTGAAGATATTATTGAAGCCGCAAGAATTCTGGGAGCGAGAGATTACATAGACGAAGAAAATATGGGGATCTGGGGCTGGAGCTATGGAGGCTTTATGTCATCTAATGCCATTCTTAAAGGCAATGATGTTTATAAAATGGCGATTGCCGTTGCGCCGGTGACCAGCTGGAGGTTTTATGACAGCATATATACAGAGCGGTACATGACCACCCCGCAGGAGAACACTTCGGGTTATGATGAGAATTCACCCATCAACCATGTGGAGAAACTAAAAGGAGACTACCTGCTTATTCACGGTACCGGAGATGACAATGTGCATGTTCAGAATAGCATGAGAATGATTGAAGCCCTTGTACAGGCCAATAAGCAATTTGACTGGGCAATTTACCCAGACAAAAATCACGGGATCTATGGGGGCAATACACGTTTACATTTGTACACGCTCATGACAAATTTTATTGAAGAAAATTTAAAAGTTAATCCTAATATCAAATCATCCCTATAA
- a CDS encoding thioredoxin family protein — protein MKKIILSLSVFLFTASAMLGQEIKWMSMNEALEAQKKAPKKIFMDAYTTWCGPCKMLDKNTFSNKDVINYINRHYYPVKFNAEGTEEIHYLGMSFKNPNYDPNRKGRNSQHEFASAMKITGYPSLVFFDEEANLIGPIPGYRTPHQLELFLKMFVGEDYKKITSPEAFQDYSAAFENEFSVSN, from the coding sequence ATGAAGAAAATTATTCTTAGCCTTAGTGTCTTCCTTTTTACGGCCTCTGCCATGCTGGGGCAGGAGATCAAGTGGATGAGCATGAACGAAGCCCTTGAAGCTCAAAAGAAAGCGCCAAAAAAGATCTTTATGGATGCCTATACCACCTGGTGTGGCCCGTGCAAGATGCTCGATAAGAATACTTTTTCCAATAAAGACGTCATTAATTACATCAACCGGCATTATTATCCCGTAAAATTTAATGCTGAAGGTACCGAGGAAATCCATTACCTGGGCATGTCTTTTAAAAACCCCAATTACGACCCCAATCGCAAAGGCCGTAACAGTCAGCATGAATTTGCCAGCGCAATGAAGATCACCGGCTACCCCAGTCTGGTATTTTTTGACGAAGAGGCCAACCTCATAGGGCCAATTCCCGGCTACCGCACTCCGCACCAGCTGGAGTTGTTCTTAAAGATGTTTGTAGGTGAAGATTACAAGAAAATTACCAGCCCCGAAGCTTTCCAGGACTATTCCGCGGCTTTTGAAAATGAATTCAGCGTTTCAAATTAA